Genomic DNA from Desulfuromonas versatilis:
CTGCAGCAGATCACGGCGCTGAAGATCACCGACATCAACACCCTGCCCCCGGAGCAGGTCCGCTCGCAGATGGAAAAGGCCGAGGCGAAACAGCGCCGGCATTTTTTCTTTCAGCACCGCCTGGCCGACGGGCGGATCCGCGACGTGGAGGTGTTCAGCGGGCCCATCGCCATCGATGGACGCGAACTGCTCTACTCCATCGTCCACGACATCACCGAACGCAAGCAGGCCGAAAGGGCGCTGCAGCAGGCCCATGCCGAGTTGGAGGACAAGGTATCCGAGCGCACCGCCGAGCTCCGGGAAAAGGACCAGCTCCTGCTGCAGCAGAGCCGCCAGGCGGCCATGGGCGAGATGATCAACAACATCGCCCACCAGTGGCGCCAGCCTCTGAACGCCCTGGGGCTGATCATCCAGTCGCTGCCCATGCTCAGTGAAGCGGGGCAGAACAGCCAGGACCATCTCGAGTCCACCACCGAAAAGGCCATGGGGATCATCCTGGACATGTCGCAGACCATCGACGATTTCAGGAACTACTTCAAACCCGAGCGGGAGAAGGTCGCCTTTCATCTCAGCGACCCGGTCTCCCGCACCGTGCACCTGGTCCTGGAGAGCTTCAAGGACCTCAAGATCGCCATCGAGGTCGAGACCGCCCAGGATCCGCTCGTCAACGGCTATCCCAATGAATTTGCCCAGGTGCTGCTCAACATCCTGATGAATGCCCGGGACGCGATTGTCGAGCGCCGGGTGGACGCAGCGAAAATCTCGATTAAAATAACATCGGAAAACGGCCGGGCCAGCATCAGGATCGCTGATAACGCCGGGGGGATTCCGGAGGACATCCTGGGCAAGATTTTCGACCCCTATTTCTCCACCAAAAGCCCCGACCATGGGAGCGGGATCGGGCTTTTCATGTCGAAAAACATCATCGAGAAGAACATGGGCGGACGCCTGCTGGCCCGCAACTCCGGCAGCGGTGCAGAATTCACCATAGAGGTCTGATATGCAGCCACCCCAGGGCGCCACCCCAAAGCCGGGCAAGGGGCCGTACATTTCCATCCTGTGCGTCGAAGACGAACCGACCACCAGGGAGTTTCTGAGCAAAATCATCGCCATCAAGTTCCCCGCCCAAACGATCCATACCGCGGAGAACGGCCAGGCGGGGCTGGAAATGTTCCGCAAGACCCGGGCGAAAATCGTCCTGACCGACATCAGCATGCCGATCATGGACGGGATCCAGATGGCCCGGGAAATCCGCCGGCTCGAGCCCGATGCCTACATCGTCGCCCTCTCGGCCCACAGCCGGGCGGAATATCCGGCCCAGGAGCTGGAAGCCCTGTTCGCCCGCTACATGCTCAAACCGGTGAAAACCAGGCAGCTCTGCGAGGCCATCGACGAAGGGATCGCCCGCAGCAGGGTGGAGCCGCCTCAGATGTGAGGACCGGGATCGGGGCCGTTCCGGCGCCGGGCCCCTATTCAGCGTTTTTTGGTTGACAAATTCCGTTTCATTTCTTATCGTTGCAGTCAACATTCGGCTCACCAAAGCCGACCAAGCATCGTCTTTATCGAGAGTGGTGGAGGGATAAGGCCCGACGAAGCCACAGCAACCGGTCCGCGACGCGGATGCCAGGTGCTAATTCCTTCCCGCCCAAGCCACAGCGCAGGCGGGAGAGATGGGGACGGAGCTTCGATGACCGGACGCCACTTGCGTGCCTACCGCCCTCGAAGCCCCTTCTCGTCTCCGCGAGAAGGGGCTTTTTCGTGCCCCGAAGACATTCCATTCCAAGGGGGATGACCGATGAATCAGAACAACCCGCAGCTCAGCCTGGAGAGCCGCATTGTACAGATCGGCGTGGGGCGCGACGAGCGCACCGGCGCCATCAGCTTTCCCATCTACCCGAGCGCCACCTACCGCCACCCGGCGGTGGGCGAGAGCACCGGCTTCGACTACACCCGCTCGGGCAACCCCACCCGGCAGGTCCTCGAGCAAGGGCTGGCGACCCTCGAGGGGGGCGAGCGGGCCCTGACCTTCGGCTCGGGGATGGCCGCGCTGACCACCCTGTTTCTGCACTTTGCCTCCGGCGACCACCTGGTGGTATCCGAAGACCTCTACGGCGGCACCTACCGGGTCCTCGACCAGATCTTCGCCAAGCTCGGCCTGAGCGCCAGCTACGTCGACACCAGCAACACCGAGGCCGTCGAGGCAGCCCTCACCCCCAATACCCGCGCGATCCTGGTGGAGACCCCGGGCAACCCGCTGCTCGGCGTCGCCGACCTGCGGGCGCTGGGCGAACTCTGCCGTCGCCGCGGACTGCTGTTCATCGTCGACAACACCTTTCTCACCCCGGTGCTGCAGCGCCCCCTGGAATTCGGCGCCGACGTGGTGATCCACTCGGCGACCAAGTACCTGGGCGGCCACAGCGACCTGTGCGCCGGGGTGCTGGTGGCCCGCGAGGCACAGCTGGGCGAGCGGCTCTACTTTCTGCAGAACTCCACCGGAGCGATTCTGCCGCCCCAGGACTGCTGGCTGCTGATCCGCAGCCTCAAGACCCTCTCGCTGCGCATGGAGCGCCACTGCGCCAACGCCCTGCAGGTGGCCCGCTGGCTGAAGACCCACCCGAAGGTCGGCGCGGTCTACTATCCCGGGCTGGAGGACCACCCCGGGCACCAGCTCTCCCGGCAGCAGGCCAAGGGTTTCGGCGGCATGCTCTCTTTCCGCGTCGATTCGCCGCAGACCGCCCGCCAGGTTCTGAAAAGCCTGCGGATGATCTCCTTTGCCGAGAGCCTCGGCGGGGTCGAATCGCTGATGACCCTGCCGGCGGTGCAGACCCACGGCGACATCCCCGAGGCCGAGCGCCTGCGGCTGGGGATCTGCGAGAGCCTGCTGCGGCTCTCGGTGGGGATCGAAAGCGCCGATGATATAATTGCCGATCTGGAACAGGCGTTGGCCTGACAAACCCTTGAACCACGAAGGACACGAAGACCACGAAGAAACCCAGAAAAGGGGGTTTCTCTTCGTGTCCTTCGTGCTCTTCGCGGTGAATTGAAAGAAGATTCGCCATGACCCAAAAAGCCTACCGCACCGCCACGCTGCTGGTTCACCAGGGCAAAGACCGCGACCCGGCCACCGGGGCCTCGGTGGTCCCCATCTACCCGGCCTCGACCTATCACCATCCCGGGGGCGTGCCCGGCGAGTTCGACTACTCGCGCAGCGGCAACCCCAGCCGCGAGCAGGTGGAGGAGGCCATCGCCCTGCTCGAGGGGGGCTGTCGGGGCTTCGCCTACGCCACCGGGATGGCGGCGGTGGGCAGCGCCCTGGCGCTGCTCAAGAGCGGCGACCACCTGATCGCCCCCGAGGACCTCTACGGCGGCTCCTGGCGCTACATCTCCACGGTGCTCCCTCAGCAGGGGATCAGCGTCAGCTCCGTCGACACCAGCGACCTGGCAGCCATCGAGGCGGCGATCCGTCCGGAAACCCGGGCGATTTTCCTGGAAACCCCCTCCAACCCGCTGTTCAAGATCACCGACCTGCGCGCCGTGGCCGAACTGGCCCGGGCCCGGGGGCTGCTGACCCTGCTCGACAACACCTTCATGACCCCGCTGCTGCAGCGCCCCCTGGAGCTGGGGATCGACGTGGTCATCCACAGCGCCACCAAGTTTCTCGGCGGCCACAGCGACCTGATGGCCGGGCTGGTCACCACCGCCGACCCGGAACTCGGCAAACGCCTGAAGTATTTCCAGAACGCCTTCGGCGCGGTGCTCTCCCCCTTCGACTGTTTTTTGCTCTCGCGGGGGATCAAGACTCTCAAGCTGCGCCTGGAAGCCGCCCAGGCCAGCGCCCAGGTGCTCGCCGAGCGCCTGCAGCAGCACCCGGCGGTGACCCGGGTCTACTTTCCCGGCCTGCCCGACTTCGCCGGCCGTGAGCGCCATTTCGCCCAGGCCGGCGGCGCCGGCGCGGTGCTCTCTTTCGAACTGAAGGAGAAGGCCCTGATCAAGCCGCTGCTCGAGCGCATCGCGCTGCCGATCATCGCCCCGAGCCTCGGCGGGGTGGAGACCATCCTCACCCACTGCTGGTCCATGTCCCACGCCGCGATCCCCGCGTCGACCAAGGAGAAACTCGGCATTCGCGAAACCCTGGTGCGCATCTCGGTGGGCATCGAGGACGTGGAGGATCTCTGGGAGGATCTGGCGGCGGGGCTGGCCGACTGACCGCAAGACCATTGACAACGCTGAGGGTTTCCAGTAGAGTTCATCCTCACAATCGCATAGCGCATCGTCTTTATCGAGAGTGGTGGAGGGAAAGGCCCTGTGAAACCACAGCAACCGACTCGCCGCCGGCGGGTGTCAGGTGCTAATTCCTACCCCCTGGGAGGGGGAGAGATGGGGACGGAGCCCGAAGATACCGCCCTTCGCGTATTCCCAAGGCCCCTTCCTGTCGTTCATGGAAGGGGCTTTTTCTATTTAATCGTGGGGTGAATCCGGTATTCGCCCCTGCGTGGGTGGGAAGGTTGACTGATTCCGTAGGCATCGTTAAAACCGAATACGCCGAGTTCGACATCGAGTTGCAGCTCGAAAGCGGCCGGTTGCTCGGGCCGATCACCCTGGCCTACGAGACCTACGGCCGGCTCGACCCCGCCAAGTCCAACGCGGTGCTGGTCTGCCACGCCTGGACCGGCGACGCCCACGCCGCCGGCCGGCACACCGCCGAGGACCGCAAGCCCGGCTGGTGGGACGACATGATCGGCCCCGGCAAGGTGCTCGACACCGAGCGCTATTTCGTCATCTGCTCCAACGTCATCGGCTCCTGCAAGGGCTCCACCGGCCCGACCAGCGTCAACCCCCGCACCGAAAAGCCTTACAACCTCAGTTTTCCGGTGATCATGGTCCGCGACATGGTGCGGGCCCAGAAGCTGCTCATCGATCACCTAGGGCTCGATTCGCTGCTGTGCGTCATCGGCGGCAGCATGGGGGCGATGCAGGCCCTGGAGTGGGGCATTCATTACCCGCAGATGGTGCGCTCGATCATCCCCATCGCCGGCACCGGGCGCACCTCGCCCATGGCCATCGCCCTGAACGCCCTGGCCCGCCAGGCGATCTTCAACGACCCCATGTGGAAGAAGGGGAACTACAAGACCGAGCATCCCCCCTCCGACGGACTCGCCCTGGCCCGGGCGGTGGGGCACATCTCGTTTCTCTCCGACGCCTCCATGCACCTGAAGTTCGGTAGGCGCTTCTCGGCCCGCGACGGCATGTTCGACTTCTTCGGCCAGTTCGAGGTGGAGCGCTATCTCGAATACAACGGCGGCAGCTTCGTCGAGCGCTTCGACACCAACTCCTTCCTCTACCTGGCCAAGGCCCTCGACCTCTATGACGTGGCCTGGAACTTCGACGGGTTGGAGGATGCCCTCTCGCACCTGCGGTGCCCCTCGCTGTGGTTCGCCTTCAGCTCCGACTGGCTCTACACCCCGGATCAGCCCGAGCAGATTGTAAAAACCCTGCAGGCCCTCGGCAAACCGGCCAGCTACCACCTGGTCCAGTCGGACTACGGCCACGACTCCTTCCTGGTCGAGCCGGAAAAGTTCACCCACCTGATCGTCGAATTCCTCGACCGCCTCCAGTGAAAAAGGCGGCCCCGTCGCGGGTGCCGCCTTTTTTGTGTCTGATGTCCCGTCCTGCTCCAAGCCAGAGGTCAAAACCTGAAGGCAATTGGACGCGGATCAAATCTGATCAAGTCTGATTAAAAACCTGATCAAGGCCTTTACTGGTCTTATCCGTCCTTATCCGTTCCTTCCGCCTTTTCCCCTACTATTGCCTTTGCGCCCTTGTTCGGCGCTTCGGGTTTATCCTTTGTGCGCTTTTTCCCCCCGCCGAACAGGTCGAGCTGGTCGAAGCGGTGCTCGGCGACCTTGAAGGGGCGCGGCTGGAAGCGCGGGCAGTCGAGCAGCAGGGCCTCGCCCGGCTGCTTGCAGCTGCGGATGCATTTGCGGCAGAGCGCATTGCAGGGTGGCTTTTTGTCGATCCTGGTCAAGCTCGAGTCCCTCGCGGTAAAAGTTAACAAAGCTGCGAGCTGCACGAAAAATACGAAGTCGCCGACAATCTTGCCTGGGTCCTCTTCGCGTGCTTCGCGGCTTCGCGTGAATAACCAATTTTGCAGTTGTTTCGCCCGCGGCAGCAGCAGGTCAAGCCAAATACTGCTCGACCTCCTGCACCGGCAGGGGCATGGCGGCCAGGTAGCCCTGCACCTCGTCACACCCCTGCTCGCGCAGGAAAACCCGCTGCGCTTCGGTCTCCACCCCCTCGGCCACCACCTTGAGCCGCAGGCTGTGAGCCATGGCGATGATGGCGCGGACGATGGCGGCGTCCTGGGGGTCGCTGAAGATCCCCTTGATGAAGGTATAGTCGATCTTCAGGCAGTCCACCGGCAGCCTTTTGAGGTAGCTCAGGGAGGAGTAGCCGGTACCGAAATCGTCGAGGGTGATGCGAATGCCCATGGCCCGCAGCTGCTCGAGGATGGCCACCGCCCGTTCGGTGTCCTGCATGATGACGGTTTCGGTGATCTCCAACTCCAGCCAGTTGGAGGCGAGGCCGGTCCTTTGCAGCACGCCGCGCACCGTGGCGACCAGGTCGCGGTCCCGGAACTGCTGGGCGGAGAGGTTGACCGCCACCCGGAACGGCGGAAAGCCCCTGGCCTGCCAGGCCCGGTTCTGGGCACAGGCGATCTCCAGCACGCTTTCGCCCAGCGGCACGATGAGCCCGGTCTCCTCGGCGAGCGGGATGAAGTGGCTCGGCCAGACCAGCCCCCGCCCGGGGTGCTGCCAGCGGGCCAACGCCTCCAGGCCGGTGAAGCGGCCGCTGCGGCTGTCGAACTTGGGCTGGTAATGCAGCAGGAATTCGTCCCGGCTCAACCCCTGGCGCAGGTTGTTCTTCAGCAGCAGCCGCTCGCGCACCTGATGGTTCATGCGCTCGGAGAAAAAGACGAAACGGTGCTTACCCGCCTGTTTGGCGTGGTGCATGGCGGTCTGGGCATTGCGGATCAGTTCCTCCCCGCTGAGCCCGTCGTGGGGGCTGAGTGCCACCCCGGCGCTGGCATTGAGAAACACCTCCCCGCCCAGGGTCGTGAAGGGCCGGGCAAAACACTCGAGCAGCCTTTCGGCCATCCCCGCGGCTTCTTCCGAGAGGGAGAAACTGCGCATCAGCACCGCGAACTCGTCACCGCCGACGCGGCCCACCGTGTCCCGCTCGCCGATGCACCCCTGCAGCCGGCGGGCGATCTCCCGCAGGACCTCATCGCCGGCCTGGTGGCCAAGGGTCTCGTTGATCTCCTTGAAATCGTCCAGGTCCAGGTAGAACACCGGAACGATGCCCGTCGGTATCCTCTCTGCAAGGCTCTGCTGGAGGCGCTCGCCGAAGCGCAGCCGGTTGGGCAGGTCGGTGAGCGGGTCGAAGTTGGCCAGGTAGTGCAGCCGCTGTTCCGTCTCCCGGAGCCGCGAAAGGTCAGCGGCGATGGCCACGAAGTGGCTCACGCCCCCTTCCTCGCCGTGAACCGCATTGATCGCCACCAGCGCGGGGAAGCTCCCGCCGTTTTTGCAGCGGATCCAGAACTCCCCCTTCCACTCGCCGCGGGTCACCAGGGAGGCCCGCAGCTTGCGGGCGAAGGCGGCATCATGGACATCGGCCATCAGCGCATCGAGCCCGAGCGCGGGCAGGGCCTCGGGCGGATAGCCGGTCAGCCGGCTGAAGGAGGCGTTGGCGTCGACGATGCGCCCTGCAGGGTCGGTCACCAGGATCATTTCGCCACTGCATTCGAAGACCTTGGCCGAAAGCCGCAGGCGGGCCTCGTTCTGGCGCAGGTCGGCAAAGAGCCGGCTGGAGCGCAGGATGTAGCGGATGTGGTGGTTGAGGTGCGTGGCGTTGATCGGTTTGCTGATGAAATCCGTGGCGCCGGCGCCATAGGCGAGGTTGATGGTGGCAGTGTCCTCGGCCGCGGTCACCATGAGGATGGGCAGGTGCTCCCCCTCGGGCCGGCGGCGCAGGCGGGCGCAGGTGGCGATGCCGTCGAGCTTCGGCATGACCACGTCGAGCAGGACCAGGTCCGGGCTGTGTTCCCTGGCCGCGGCCAGGGCCTCGAGACCGTCCCGGGCCTCGAGAAC
This window encodes:
- a CDS encoding response regulator, which translates into the protein MQPPQGATPKPGKGPYISILCVEDEPTTREFLSKIIAIKFPAQTIHTAENGQAGLEMFRKTRAKIVLTDISMPIMDGIQMAREIRRLEPDAYIVALSAHSRAEYPAQELEALFARYMLKPVKTRQLCEAIDEGIARSRVEPPQM
- a CDS encoding trans-sulfuration enzyme family protein, with amino-acid sequence MNQNNPQLSLESRIVQIGVGRDERTGAISFPIYPSATYRHPAVGESTGFDYTRSGNPTRQVLEQGLATLEGGERALTFGSGMAALTTLFLHFASGDHLVVSEDLYGGTYRVLDQIFAKLGLSASYVDTSNTEAVEAALTPNTRAILVETPGNPLLGVADLRALGELCRRRGLLFIVDNTFLTPVLQRPLEFGADVVIHSATKYLGGHSDLCAGVLVAREAQLGERLYFLQNSTGAILPPQDCWLLIRSLKTLSLRMERHCANALQVARWLKTHPKVGAVYYPGLEDHPGHQLSRQQAKGFGGMLSFRVDSPQTARQVLKSLRMISFAESLGGVESLMTLPAVQTHGDIPEAERLRLGICESLLRLSVGIESADDIIADLEQALA
- a CDS encoding trans-sulfuration enzyme family protein → MTQKAYRTATLLVHQGKDRDPATGASVVPIYPASTYHHPGGVPGEFDYSRSGNPSREQVEEAIALLEGGCRGFAYATGMAAVGSALALLKSGDHLIAPEDLYGGSWRYISTVLPQQGISVSSVDTSDLAAIEAAIRPETRAIFLETPSNPLFKITDLRAVAELARARGLLTLLDNTFMTPLLQRPLELGIDVVIHSATKFLGGHSDLMAGLVTTADPELGKRLKYFQNAFGAVLSPFDCFLLSRGIKTLKLRLEAAQASAQVLAERLQQHPAVTRVYFPGLPDFAGRERHFAQAGGAGAVLSFELKEKALIKPLLERIALPIIAPSLGGVETILTHCWSMSHAAIPASTKEKLGIRETLVRISVGIEDVEDLWEDLAAGLAD
- the metX gene encoding homoserine O-acetyltransferase MetX, which translates into the protein MTDSVGIVKTEYAEFDIELQLESGRLLGPITLAYETYGRLDPAKSNAVLVCHAWTGDAHAAGRHTAEDRKPGWWDDMIGPGKVLDTERYFVICSNVIGSCKGSTGPTSVNPRTEKPYNLSFPVIMVRDMVRAQKLLIDHLGLDSLLCVIGGSMGAMQALEWGIHYPQMVRSIIPIAGTGRTSPMAIALNALARQAIFNDPMWKKGNYKTEHPPSDGLALARAVGHISFLSDASMHLKFGRRFSARDGMFDFFGQFEVERYLEYNGGSFVERFDTNSFLYLAKALDLYDVAWNFDGLEDALSHLRCPSLWFAFSSDWLYTPDQPEQIVKTLQALGKPASYHLVQSDYGHDSFLVEPEKFTHLIVEFLDRLQ
- a CDS encoding putative bifunctional diguanylate cyclase/phosphodiesterase, translated to MSQSAARSETPLVLVVDDEAFMRKVLRDALEQGGYAVLEARDGLEALAAAREHSPDLVLLDVVMPKLDGIATCARLRRRPEGEHLPILMVTAAEDTATINLAYGAGATDFISKPINATHLNHHIRYILRSSRLFADLRQNEARLRLSAKVFECSGEMILVTDPAGRIVDANASFSRLTGYPPEALPALGLDALMADVHDAAFARKLRASLVTRGEWKGEFWIRCKNGGSFPALVAINAVHGEEGGVSHFVAIAADLSRLRETEQRLHYLANFDPLTDLPNRLRFGERLQQSLAERIPTGIVPVFYLDLDDFKEINETLGHQAGDEVLREIARRLQGCIGERDTVGRVGGDEFAVLMRSFSLSEEAAGMAERLLECFARPFTTLGGEVFLNASAGVALSPHDGLSGEELIRNAQTAMHHAKQAGKHRFVFFSERMNHQVRERLLLKNNLRQGLSRDEFLLHYQPKFDSRSGRFTGLEALARWQHPGRGLVWPSHFIPLAEETGLIVPLGESVLEIACAQNRAWQARGFPPFRVAVNLSAQQFRDRDLVATVRGVLQRTGLASNWLELEITETVIMQDTERAVAILEQLRAMGIRITLDDFGTGYSSLSYLKRLPVDCLKIDYTFIKGIFSDPQDAAIVRAIIAMAHSLRLKVVAEGVETEAQRVFLREQGCDEVQGYLAAMPLPVQEVEQYLA